The Chroicocephalus ridibundus chromosome Z, bChrRid1.1, whole genome shotgun sequence sequence AGGCGAAATTCAgatttaagcttttaaaattccttcaCAACTACGTACGCTGTTGCTTGGGCAGTCAGTCAGGGGAAGGCTGCAGAGGACTTCAGGAGAGAAAGACCCGTGGAAACAGGGTCCCCCGCTGGCTGGTGCGATGGTGGCGGGTGTGATGAGACTCAGGCGAGCTTTCACTATTGTAGGTGTTGCCCCTGAAGGTAAAAGGGTGAAAATACGTGTCATGATGGCCACAAGCCCTTGACATCGGGAATACCGCCCATCAGCTCCTCATtgccctctcctgctccctctccccacacTCTCCCTCCACCGCACCACCACCCCCATCCCGAGCTGCCAGACACCCCCAGAggctccccctgctcccttcACCACCTTTATGGCTTCATTTTCCCCACCACAGACAGGTCTTGTCCACCTGCCCTGGGAGGCGCTCAGCCCTGACGTGACAGGGGAAGGGGCTTCAACCCCTCCACACCCTCACACATCtgggcccccccagccctctcaggGCTCACTCAGGGTCCCCTCAACATCCCTCAGGGCCCCCTCATGGTGCCCTCACACCCCTTCAGGGGTCTCTCAGAGCTCACTCACCTCCTCAGGTGTCCCTCAACCCTCATGGCTCCCTCACCCCCTCTCAGGGCTCCCTCACCCCACATCTGCCCCAAGGCTCCCTCAGGGCTTTCCCACCCCCTTTAAGGActccctcacacccccccccaggagctcTTCACAGCTCCCTGACGCCCCCTCAGGGTCTCTCACCCCCCCTCAGGGCTCCctcacccccctcaccccctctcAGGGCTCCCTCACCCCACATCTGCCCCAAGGCTCCCTCAGGGCTTCCTCATCCCCTTTAAGGACTCCCTCACACCCTCCCCAGGACCTCTTCACGGCTCCCTGACGCCCCCTCAGGGTCTCTCACTCCCCCTCATGACTCCCTCACCCCCCTCAGAGCTCCCTCACAACCCTTCATGGCTCCCTcatcccccctcaccccctctcAGGGCTCCCTCACCCCCTCTCAGGGCTCCCTCACCCCACACCTGCCCCAAGGCTCCCTCAGGGCTTCCTCATCCCCTTTAAGGACTCCCTCACGACTCCCTCACACCGCCCTCCCCGGACCCCTTCACAGCTCCCTCACGCCCCCTCAGAGCTCCCTTACCCCCTCTCAGGGCTCCCCCGCTCGCTCACTcacccgccgccgcgctccgcccgcgGCTGCCGCAGTGGGCCGGCCCAGGGCCCGCCCCATCCGCCGCGGCAGCGGCGGTGAGGGGAGTCTCGTCTGCGAGCGGCGGCCGGGCGATGTCGGCGCTGGAGTGGTTCGCCCACAAGCCCCTGGGCGACGGCATCTTCTGGATCCAAGAGCGCTTCTATGAGTCGGGCAACCGGGCCAACATCTGGCTGGTGCGGGGCTCGCAGCGGGACGTGGTGATCgacgcggggctggggctgcgcagCCTGCCCGACTACCTGCGGGACGCCGGCCTGCTGCCGCCGGCCGAagggcccggcccgcggccgcTGCTGGCCGTGGCCACCCACGTTCACTTCGACCACTCGGGAGGACTGCAGCACTTCGAGGAGGTGGCGGTGCACAGCGCCGAGGCGGCGGCCCTGCTCCGCGGCGACAACTACGAGGCCGTCACCTGGCTGTGGGAGCGGGAGGTGGCGCGGCCGCCGCGGCCCGGCTGGCGGGCCCGGCAGTTCCGCGTCCCCCCGGTGCGGCCCAcccgcctgctgcaggagggtgagtggggcaggagaaggggctggCGGGTGAAAGCTGCGTTTCGGTGATGAAAGTACGAACGGCAATCGAGAAACGTGCTTAAAACACCCTCTGTTTGCCTGATCTCTGTGCCTGTTCGCGCgggattttttttgccttagAATCATAGTGATTAGAAAGTGAGTGACGGACTAATCGAGCACTACAGGTTTAGCCTGAGGCTTCTAACAGTATGTCAAGTCGGTTCGGGCCTCCGGTCACCCTTATTATTTTTGGTGTCCCGGCCCTGGCGGtgaggttggaactaggtggtctttaaggacAccggcccgggttgcccagagaagctgtggctgccccatccctggaggggttcaaggccgggttggacggggcttggagcaacctgggctggtgggaggtgtccctgcccagggcagggggttggaactaggtgatctttacagtcccttccaatccaaaccgttctatgattctatgatttttaaactGTCAAGGCACAGCAGTGTAAAGAACAAAGCCATTTATTGAAATACCTACTGCAGTGAATACGGATTTTGGTTTACAGAGTTCACATCAGTGTGACATGGCAGGcaaaaaaaataccctttcttCTCTTATGGATAACAGTGACGGGTTATTTTGGCAGCAAACCCCCCAGCTGTACAATACGGTGAAGCAGAAGTTAAAGGGTAGCTGTCTGACAGACAGGTGACACCTTTTGCAGGGGACTTAGTCTCTTCTTGGCTCTATTAGGCCATCCCACATAGGTGCttggaaaagcagaactgaacTGTGTGAAGGCTTCAGAGAAGATTAATTAATTACAATCATAGattcataaaatggtttaggttggaagggaccgtaaagctcacctagttccaaccccctgctatggggagggacacctcccactggaccaggttccTCAGCGCCCCATCCAGATCTGATGTGACTGTAGGCAATCAACAGGagtttgtttgtctttaaaaattaaaaaaaataatattgtaaaaGAACAAGCACACTCGCTGTCAAAGTCACGTTAGAGTTTCTAAGTTAACGTTCATTGAGACATACTGCGTGGAAGTGGCATGTCATCTCTGTGCATGTGTCATTGCTGTGGGGTGAGGTTATCCAGTAATGCTGAAAATACAGAGTACGGCATATTCTCTTGCAGGCCAAAACCACAGCTTTTATTTGCACATTGTTTACTTCATTTGTTGAGTTTAGTTTTTGCATTACCTTAAGCTTATCAGCTCTTCCAAGCACTTCTAATTTTGGCTGTTGTAGCTAAAATTGCATCTACTTGTATTGTGCCTTACCATTTACTGTTTTCCTTGTCACTTTTATCTTCTAAGACTCACAGTTCCCTTCAGCTGTCCCAgtccttttatttcttaaattctgCACATTTCTCCTTTAAATTTTGGATGCcatattctgtttctttgtacTCTTTTTAGTGCCAGGAGCAGTTTGAAACCCATGGGAATATTCTCCTTCAGCCACTTCACCACTGAAACACCACCACTGTTGTTTCATTCACCAAAATAGGCATTTTTCTGCACCATCAACTCAAGTTTATTGCTTTCTCCTACCAAGGCTTCCCAACATTTCCCTGAAAGAGAATTTTGCTAAAAAATTCTCTCTGATAATTTTGAAACTAGCTGCTTCTGCAAACGTAGGGGTCCGTTCCCCTGTTGGGTACAGCATGGTCAGATGTTAGTTCTTCGGTGACTTCCAAATGCTGTTCTATCATTTTCAGTAATCCTTTTCAGTTGAGTACCAGAGGTCCTATCACAAAAGGTGTGCCTTTCAAGAGTTAAGTGCCTTTAGGCTTGCTGAGTCTTACTAAATTTGTGGCATGCTTGTCTCTGGTGTTAGACAGATCTGTAACTTTCTGATTGCTAAAACACTAGAGGTTTGGTAACTTTTTCTTGTTCTCCTTGGAACTTGAAATGCATAGTACATTTTTAAGCATTGTTTTGTGATGTTACTGGATGTTATTTCTTTTAGAACGGTTTCATACAGTCGTTAAGCAGCTGCTTCTGAGAAGGTTGCTTATATATTGGTCTTCTTTCCCTACACAGCCCTAAAGTTTACTTATTTACCACCTGTAAATTAATGGGGTTTGCACATTTTTAATTAGCTGGCATTACAATTTAAAATCAACAGCAGACTTATTTGGCCTGTTCTCCATCCCTAGACTGACTTTCTGCTGAAAGTACCAGTTCAGTGCTTAGTACAATGAAAAGGCATTCACATttaagctggcaaaaaaaaaatggccttatgttaAGAATGTTCTATTTTTGTACATCTGCTTGAATGAGATGAAGAAAATATGTGTAGGCTGCTCCTGATTCTCCTCCAGCAATTTATGTTCTGTCATATTGTTAAAGGAGAAGCCACTGACCGAGCATTCACACACAGTCAAGGACTCGCGCACACACCACCCGAGTCTGTCACTGCCACGACCAGGGTCCCTTCGCTGTGAAGCCAACGGGTTCCCCTTCccactcctcacacacacacgctcttACTCTCGGGCGTGttccctccttcttcaggctccaCCCCACTTTTCTcgcagcagagtctcaggcatCAGGTTTTATAAAAATACGTAATTTAACAGAAAGGTACAGCGGCAGGGTCAGCTAGGGCTGGGTGCCTTCGAAAAGTGAGGGATGTTGAACAAAGAAACCCCTGGACAATTACACCCATGCGATCTCTACACCTGCCTCTCACGTGCTGTTCACCCGTTTTTTAGTCCAGTGGTGATTTTCGGTCTGGTGTCTGGTAACATCTTCTTGGATTCCTTTTCTGTGTCTAGGCGGGCTGAACGTTGACTGCTCTCACCTTGTTGATTTGCAGCCTCTGCTGACAGTTGtagcctccttatcttctggtttacgCTTCTTGTGCACCTGCACTCGCTGGCAGAACGTGGGGAACTGAAAAGTCACAGACTTGGggaaaacaacaccaaaacatcagtgtgttatcgaCATTTTTCTTAGACacctgctaggaaaattactaagaaaattaacagcctaaaggcttcagcaaatctagctactcatgccaagtaaagctaagcaaacagcataaatcacaccatattataaccctaagtaatttattctaattaaaacttattaTTTAAGCTAAAAAACTAGTATCTCTCAACAATTTTGCCTTTCAAAGTAGCAGCAGTGGAATTATAGACTAATTAAGTGGAGGTAAAATTATAATTAATTGTGAAATACTTAATTTGCAGGAGACCTGGATTATATGCGTTCTGtttgtttcctgctttattttctgtaacacatttcttttcacaTTGTTTAGTTTATTGGGGTGGGAATAGATGCAATTAATACAACCCGTGTTAACTATTACTAACACTGGAAAATACATTAATGTCAGGTGTATTTGGcacacagcaagaaaataaatgtccTGCTCCCATTATTGTGGATATATATAATATGTACAAACTCTCAGCACATGGGTAGGTCGTACGCTTTCTGTGGTGTTCAATATACACGATAAATGCGTATGTTCTCCTGTAACACATCTGTTTGCAGGGGATGTGATCAGCCTCGGAGACCGACAGCTTACTGTCATGCACATGCCTGGTCATTCAAGAGGCAGTATTTGCTTACACGACAAAGACCGGAAGATTTTGTTCAGCGGAGACGTGGTGTACGATGGATCCATGATTGACTGGCTTCCCTACAGCAGAGTAAGTGACTACGTTGCAAGCTGCCAGCGCCTCATGGAGTTGGTGGACAGAGGTCTCGTGGAGAAGGTACTGCCTGGGCACTTTAACATATTTGGGGCAGAAAGGCTGTATCGGTTAGCTTCCAACTACATTGCACAAGCTGGAGTTTGTCACAAGGTTTCTACTTGTGCCATGAGATCCCTGGCAAGCATAGCACTTCGCATTACAAATTCGAGAGTCACTTCGTAGTGACTACATTTTGTGTTATCTATTCCCTGCTGAAAACCCAAATGGCTTGTGAAAGGATCGATAGAAGCAAAAGCAGTATGCATTAGTAAAGAGCTGGCAAATTAATACAGATGAGCTGCAAAAATCttgcctatttttgcctactttaTTCCTATTTTTGTAAAAAGTATGTAAGCTAGTAGCTTTAGCCAAagctaccttttttctttttatttttttcaaggcaTGTTTGCACATGTATTGTGATtgaaatatattgttttatttttgttacgaTTCTGATAGATGCATATATGCCAAAATGAGAGGTTTTACATTCATGCCTGAAACCTTGTTGATGTAGCACTAGGTTTGTGACTGTTCACTCAACTCCTGCTCAGGTTTTGGCCTAAGACGGCTCTTTGAGACCAGCACCGTTAggtcaaagcaagagcaagaCCTCCGCAGGACTCAGTGGGCAGAATGCGGTGAGGGCTATTCTGCAGCCGTTGTCACCTGCTGTGTAGTGGCTGCTGCAGCCATCATCTTTGCCAAGTAGCTGTCTGGCAGTTTCTTTAGAATCTACTAACACATGGAAATGCTATAGACCAAACTTCCGAGCTGGAAGGTACAGATACATTGGCTTACTGAAAAAGCTTTTGTTGCGGGTCCAACAGCAGATGGAGTGTTGAGCCCTTTTGTGCTTCCTGGTGTGGTACAGGGGACGCCTGCACCATGACAGACGAGCAAgaatgagcactctcaccgtcgGCTAGGGAACTATTCTGCTTATGGGCGTGTGAATTAGGATTAGAGAATGTATGAACTAATGAATTAATGTGTTAGACTAGTCCGTACAATGTGGATTGAGCCCTTGCTTGATGTcgtttttttttctgagctcataaaagaaatttttatttacagaatatgTTCTGAAAATTTGAGAGAACTGGTCTGTGACAAGCTTTAAGGTTTTATTTGCGTTTAAGAGTATTTTTATGTGACTGGATTGTAACTCGGTTGTTACTGCTCTGTGGCAGGGCAAGGATGGTGGCTTTAACGTTACCTTGCCCTGCTGCAGGTGCTGGATTAAACAGCTGGTACGCTTGTTACCACAAAGTGAATGTAACTTGAGCTGTTCACTGTGTGCTTATGAGGTGTTTGATGCATATGTTTTTTATGAAAAGTAAAGTGCATTGCATCTGACTCTGTTACAAAAAAAGTTGAATATGTTGAGAAATGCTAAATGACATTGTAACCTGCTTACAAAAATTGAATGTGTGATGTTTAAAAACTGTTGAAATGATTAGAGTTTGTGTAATTATTCTAACAGTCTgtatatatttaacttttttaaaaggacaCTGTCTGATGATATTTTCGTATACTTTCCTAAAAAGAGTGCAAATGTTTTTCCCAAATTTTATTGGAGTTTAACCGTATTTGTTTGGCTTCCACTTCAGGGGGAAGCTTTTCCCACCCCTCTCATCATACCCCACAGAAAGGGAGCCCAAAGTTTGGGCTCTGTCTAAGGCATGGGGGAGTGGAAGTCTTCTCAATAGGTGTAAAAGCTGGTGaaaaaaacagctgcaaaataaaaaagcatctcTGTCTAAAAATTATGCAAGGTTATGTAATACTTTCCTCCTTTCACAGATGTCATGGTTTAGGCCGGGCTGGCCGCTAAATAAACAACAGAGTGGCCCTCTCCCTTACCGtataataattttcattattttcttacctttcttaaaAACTACTTCTGCTGTATTACCCCATACAGTGATGTCAATGTATCATGGGTGATCGGGAGCTCcacccttctccagtgcagtctggatcagtccatggcaaatagggctgtgtttccacccctggggcagtcatagaatcatagaatggtttggattggaagggaccgtaaagatcatctagttccaactccctgccctgggcagggacacctcccaccagcccaggttgctccaagccccatccagcctggccttgagcccctccagggatggggaagccacagcttctctgggcaacttgagCCAGGGTCTTATGCCCtcccaggaaagaatttcttgctagtatctaatctaaatctaccctcttccagtttaaaatcattacccctcgtcctatcattacaatccttgatccagagtccctcctcagctttcctgtagaccccctttacgtactggaaggctgctataaggtctcctcggagccttctcttctccagcctgaacaagcacaactctttcagcctgtcctcatagcagaggggctccagccctcgcagcatctttgtggccctccactggacccgttccaacaggtccatgttcttcttgttgctgaagactccagagctgcacgcagtactccaggtgtactggacacctctccaggtgaaagcaaactgtggccttcactctgctgccaaaagaatagagaaaaatgcattagcagtgTCAGTTGTGGCACACCACTTgtctgcctttgactccagttcataGTGAAGTTGTAGCATGTCTGGTACAGCAATGCTCAGCAGTGGTGGTGTGACTCcattcaggccacgatagtctactGTTACTCTCCAGTCTCCATCAGATTTTCGCACTGGCCATACAGGGCTGTTGaaggggagcgagtcttgctgatcactccctGGCTCTCCAGCCGACGAatcaggttctggatgggaatcaggaGTCTCAGTTGGAGCAGTATTGTCATCCATGCACTGTTGtagtagcaattggcacctgctgttcttcagccctcagcagccccacagcagaaGTGTCCTCTGAAAGACCAGGCAGGGTAATGTGCTCAGTCTCTGTGGCTGCGGTACCAAAGGCCCACCgatacccttttgggtccttaaatgCCCTCTCCTCAGGGGGTCca is a genomic window containing:
- the MBLAC2 gene encoding acyl-coenzyme A thioesterase MBLAC2, with product MSALEWFAHKPLGDGIFWIQERFYESGNRANIWLVRGSQRDVVIDAGLGLRSLPDYLRDAGLLPPAEGPGPRPLLAVATHVHFDHSGGLQHFEEVAVHSAEAAALLRGDNYEAVTWLWEREVARPPRPGWRARQFRVPPVRPTRLLQEGDVISLGDRQLTVMHMPGHSRGSICLHDKDRKILFSGDVVYDGSMIDWLPYSRVSDYVASCQRLMELVDRGLVEKVLPGHFNIFGAERLYRLASNYIAQAGVCHKVSTCAMRSLASIALRITNSRVTS